The following coding sequences are from one Camarhynchus parvulus chromosome 1, STF_HiC, whole genome shotgun sequence window:
- the VAMP1 gene encoding vesicle-associated membrane protein 1 — translation MSDPAQQPAPGAPEGGAPEGGAPEGAAPGGGPPGAPPNLTSNRRLQQTQAQVQEVVDIMCVNVDKVLQRDEKLSELDDRADALQAGASVFESSAAKLKRKYWWKNCKMMIMMGVIGALVVVVIAKSNSPLVLEYKFRAQMKTSKSRMLFTTSLGA, via the exons AT GTCTGACCCGGCTCAGCAGCCTGCTCCCGGCGCTCCCGAAGGAGGGGCTCCCGAAGGAGGCGCTCCCGAGGGGGCAGCCCCCGGTGGGGGTccccccggggctccccccAACCTGACCAGCAATCGCCGCCTGCAGCAGACGCAGGCACAAGTGCAGGAG GTGGTTGATATAATGTGTGTAAACGTAGACAAGGTGCTGCAGCGAGACGAGAAGCTGTCAGAGCTGGATGACCGCGCAGACGCGCTGCAGGCCGGCGCCTCAGTGTTTGAGAGCAGTGCAGCCAAACTCAAAAGGAAGTACTGGTGGAAGAACTGCAAG ATGATGATCATGATGGGAGTGATTGGTGCCCTTGTGGTGGTGGTGATTGCAA AAAGCAACTCTCCATTGGTGTTGGAATATAAGTTCAGGGCCCAAATGAAGACCTCCAAGAGTAGGATGCTGTTCACAACATCTCTTGGAGCATGA
- the MRPL51 gene encoding 39S ribosomal protein L51, mitochondrial — protein sequence MAAAAALLLRAAGRALLGRATLLPCAERGFSDCGGARWAPARPGLPVPMSSPLAGLSRPIRIKEPPKRKPVDRWTKKRALFGVYDNVGILGGFQIHPKNLIMGPTWLRGWRGNELQRCLRKKQMVGDRMFAEDYHKLNKRIRYLYKRFNRTGKHR from the exons atggcggcggcggcagcgctgTTGCTGCGGGCGGCGGGCCGGGCCCTGCTGGGCCGTGCCACTCTCCTGCCCTGCGCCGAGCGGGGTTTTAGCGACTGCGGCGGGGCGCGCTGGGCGCCTGCGCGGCCCGGCCTCCCCGTGCCGATGTCCTcgcccctggcagggctctcccGGCCCATCCGCATCAAGGAGCCGCCCAAGCGCAAGCCGGTAGATCGGTGGACCAAGAAACGGGCCTTGTTCGGGGTGTATGATAACGTGGGGATCCTGG GCGGCTTCCAGATCCACCCGAAGAATCTCATCATGGGGCCCACCTGGCTGCGAGGCTGGCGGGGGAACGAGCTGCAGAGGTGCCTCCGTAAGAAGCAGATGGTGGGCGATCGGATGTTTGCAGAGGACTATCACAAACTCAACAAGAGGATCCGCTACTTGTACAAGCGCTTCAATCGCACCGGAAAGCACCGCTAG